In Paenibacillus sonchi, a single genomic region encodes these proteins:
- a CDS encoding GNAT family N-acetyltransferase has protein sequence MLGTFVNGELAGLAGIRHEPGKAVGLLHIAVQARLRGRGIGRAMVEELRRCRGNDMLRAETDLDGAGFFRKSGFVVTSLGEKDPGVERFDCVLPVSSQAEYAL, from the coding sequence CCGGTCTGGCCGGCATCCGTCATGAACCGGGGAAGGCGGTCGGACTCCTGCATATTGCTGTACAAGCCCGCTTGCGGGGCCGCGGCATTGGCCGGGCAATGGTCGAAGAGCTCCGGAGATGCAGAGGGAATGATATGCTGCGGGCAGAGACGGACCTTGATGGCGCGGGCTTTTTCAGAAAAAGCGGATTTGTGGTCACCAGCCTCGGTGAAAAGGATCCGGGCGTGGAGCGCTTCGACTGTGTTCTGCCGGTCAGCAGCCAAGCGGAATATGCGCTTTGA